TCTCATGGCTGTTCACACCTTTCTTGTCTGTGCGAACAGTTATACAGCGCAGCATTGGGCGAAACCGGGTGAAGGAGTGAAGCTCGGACCGTGCGAGCACGGCCCGTGTTCATTCGGCCGATGCGGATTCCACCGCCTGCACGGCGGTGATGGCACGAAGGATCGATTCGCTCGTGGCCGGCGCCTTCAGCGGCGGATCGGCCCGGTGGCCGCCGGCCGCCGACACCGCATCGCGGATCGCGAAGAACACCGAGAACGGCAGCAACAGCGGCGGCTCGCCCACGGCCTTGCTGCGGTGGATCGAATCCTCGAAGTTCTGGCCTTCGAACAGGCGCACGTTGAAGACGGGCGGACAGTCGTTGGCGGTCGGAATCTTGTAGGTGCTCGGCGCGTGCGTGGTGAGCTTGCCGCTCGCTGGGTGCCACACCAGTTCCTCGGTGGTGAGCCAGCCCATGCCCTGGATGAAGGCGCCTTCGACCTGGCCGATGTCCACCGCCGGGTTCAGCGACTTGCCCGCGTCGTGCAGGATGTCGGCGCGCAGGAGCTTCCATTCGCCGGTGAGCGTGTCGACGACCACCTCGCTCACCGCCGCGCCATAGGCGTAGTAGAAGAACGGGCGGCCCTGCATCTTGTCCTTGTCCCAGCTCAGGCCCGGGGTGGCGTAGAAGCCGTCGGACCACAGCTGCTTCCGGTCGAGGTAGGCCTCGCCGACGACCGTGCTGAAGGCCAGCGAACGGCCGTTGACCTCGACCTTGTCGTTGGCAAAGCGCACGTCGCTCGCCTTGCCGCCGTGGCGTTCGGCGGCGCTCTCGGCCAGCCGTTCGCGAATCTGGCGTGCCGCATCCTGCGCGGCCTTGCCGTTCAGGTCGGCGCCGGTCGATGCGGCGGTGGCCGAGGTGTTCGCCACCTTGGTCGTGTCGGTCGCGGTAACGCGCACGCGCTCGAAGCTCACGCCCAGCTCGTGCGCCACCACCTGCGCCACCTTGGTGTTGAGGCCTTGCCCCATCTCGGTTCCGCCGTGGTTCACGAGGATCGAGCCGTCGGTGTACACATGCACCAGCGCGCCGGCCTGGTTGAAGTGCTTCACGTTGAACGAAATGCCGAACTTGAGCGGTGCCAGCGCCAGGCCGCGCTTGAGCACCGTGCTCTTCCTGTTGAAGGCCGCGATCTCCTCGCGCCGCGCGCGGTAGTCGCTGCTGGCCTCCAGCTCGGCCACGAGTTCGTGGACGATGTTGTCGGTCACGGTCTGGCGGTACGGCGTGACGTTGTTCTCCGCCTTGCCGTAGAAGTTGACGCGCCGCACGTCGAGCGGATCGCGCTTCAATTCGCGCGCCACCGAATCCATGATGTTCTCGATGGCAATGGCGCCCTGCGGACCGCCGAAGCCGCGGAACGCGGTGTTGCTCTGCGTGTTGGTCTTGCCCGAGAAGCCGTGCATCGCCACGTTGGGGAGCCAGTAGGCGTTGTCGAAGTGGCAGAGCGCGCGCGTCATCACCGGGCCCGACAGGTCGGCCGAGTGGCCGGCGCGCGAGACCATGGTGATCTCCGCACCGAGGATGCGGCCTTCGTCGTCGAAGCCCACCTCGTACTCGTACCAGAAGCAGTGGCGCCGGCCGGTGACCATGAAGTCGTCGTCGCGATCCAGCCGCAACTTCACCGGGCGCTGCAACTGGCGCGCCGCGATGGCCGCCACGCAGGCGAACAACGCCGATTGCGATTCCTTGCCGCCGAAGCCACCGCCCATGCGCCGGCATTCGACATGCACTTCGTTCGATTGCAGGTGGAGCGCATGCGCCACCAGGTGCTGCATTTCGCTCGGGTGCTGCGTCGAGCAATGGATGTGCAGCGCGCCGCCTTCCTTCGGAATCGCGTAGCTGATCTGGCCTTCGAGGTAGAACTGCTCCTGCCCGCCCACGTCGAGCGTGGACTTGTGGCGGTGCGGCGCCTTGGCGATGGCGGCGCGCACGGCAGCCTCATCGCCCTCGTTGGCGCTGCCGCCGCTGCGCACGATGTGCATCGGCGGCACCACGTACTGGCCGCGCGCATGCGCGTCCTGCGGCGTGATGACGGGCGGTTGCGCCTCGATGGTCAGCGCGTCTTTCGCCTTGGCAGCGGCGCGGCGCGCGGCCTCGCGCGTCTCGGCGATCACCGCGAACACGGGCTGGCCGAGGTAGCGGATCTCTCCGCCGTCGTTCACCGGCAGCAGGATCGGGTCGTCGTGAATGATCGAGCCGCAGTCGTTGGTGCCGGGAATGTCGTCGGCCGTGAGCACGGTGACCACGCCGGGCATCGCGCGGATTGCGTCGAGCGACAGCGCCGTGACGCGGCCGTTCGCGGCGGGCGAGAGCCCCAGCGCGCAATGCAGCGTGCCGGTGAGTTCGGGAATGTCGTCGATGTAGGTCGCTTCACCGGCCACATGCAGGTGCGCGGATTCGTGCGGCCGGCTGATGCCGACGCGCGCGCCGAGATCGTGCGCCACCGCTTCGGCCGCGGGGTCGATGCGCGCGGCGGTGTTCTTCAGGTAGTCGGCAAAGGCCTCGGCGGGCTGCAGCAGGCGGGCGTCGATGGGCTTGTTCATGGTCAGACTCCTTCCGCCCGCGCCTTGGCAACCGTGGCCGAGGCATGGGGCATCACGCTCCAGACGCTGGTTTCTTCGAGCGAGAGCGCATCTTCGACGCGGGTTTCGAGCCAGAGGCGCTGGATCAGGTTCTGCGCCACCTGCAGCCGGTAGTCGGCCGAGGCACGCATGTCCGACAGCGGCTTGAAGTCCTGCGCCAGCGCGAGCCTGGCGGTGGCCACGCTGGATTGCGTCCAGGGCTTGCCGACGAGCGCGGCTTCCGCATTCGCCGCGCGCTTGACGGTGGCGGCCATGCCGCCAAAGGCCAGGCGCACCGCCTTCACTATGTCGCTGCCCTCCTCCAGTTCGATCGCGAAGCCCGCGCACAGCGCCGAGATGTCGCAGTCGAAGCGCTTGCTGATCTTGTAGGCGCGCACCTGGCGGCGCATGGCGGCCAGCGGAATCGCCAGCCCCTGCACGAACTCGCCGGGCTGCAGCTGGTTCTTCATGTAGTCGATGTAGAAGTCGGGCAGCGGCATGCGGCGCACCACGTCGCCGCGGCGCAGCTCGATCTCGGCGTCCAATGACATCAGCACCGGGGGCGAATCGCCGATGGGCGAGCCGTTGGCCACGTTGCCGCCCATGGTGCCGGCGTGGCGGATGGGCGGAGAGGCGAAGCGCAGCCACACCTCTTCCAGGCTGGGCACGCGCTGCACGAGCGCCTCGAAGGCGGATTCGAGCGAGGCGCCGGCGCCGATGTAGAGCTCGTCCGCCCGTGTTTCGATGGTCTTCATTTCGGCCACGTCGCCCACATAGATGATGTCGCCCAGGTCGCGGAACTGCTTGTTGACCCAGAGGCCGACGTCGGTGGAGCCGGCCAGCAACTGGGCGCGGGGCTTCTGTTCGCGCAGCGCGGCGAGCTGGGCGATGGTCCTGGGGGCGTGGAAGTGGTCCATGCGGGCGCCGAGCGGCGCGGCGTAGTTCAGGTCTTGCCCGTCGCTCTGCAGCGCGGTGAGCGCGGCCACCACGGGCCGGGTGTCGAGCCGCACGCCCGGCAGGTCGAACATGCGCTGGCCCGCATCGAGGATCGGCCGGTAGCCGGTGCAGCGGCAGAGGTTGCCCGAGAGGTCGTCGGCCAGTTGCTGGCGCGTGGGCTGCGTGCCCCCGGCCTGGTGGTGTTCGTAGGTGGACCACAGCGACATCACGAAGCCCGGCGTGCAGAAGCCGCACTGGGAGCCGTGGCAGTCGACCATCGCCTGCTGCACCGGGTGCAGCGTGTGGACGGGGTGCTTCTTGTCTTGCGACGGCGGGGTGGCGCATTGCGCCTTCAGGTCTTCGACCGTGAAGAGCGCCTTGCCGTGCAGCGTGGGAAGAAACTGGATGCAGGCGTTGACCGTCTGCAGTTGCAGGCCGCCAACCGTGCCGGGGGCGTTGGCGTCGGTGGCCAGCTCGCCGATCACCACCGTGCAGGCGCCGCAGTCGCCCTCGTTGCAGCCTTCCTTGGTGCCGGTGCAGTGCGCGTCCTCGCGCAGCCAGTCGAGCACCGAGCGCGTCGGGTGCACGCCGCTCACGTCGACGATCTTGCCGCGATGGAAAAAACGGACGGGCTGGATGTTGTTTGGCTCTGTACTCATGCTCTTCGGGCTCGTGGGCGGCTCGGTGTTTCCGGCCAAGCCTGGACGTTAGTCGCTTGCGCCGCATCCCACATACCGCGGGAGCCATATTGCGTATGTGGGCGCGGGTATGCGACCTAGGGGGAAACCCTGGAGAGAGCGAGCAATTCCCGGGCCATGGGCGCAGCGCGCGCCCCGGAGCACGGCGTCAGGTCGGCTCGGGCACCGCTGCCGTCGCGGGCTTCGGCTGTGCGTAGCGCCACGCGATCAGCGTGCCGATGCAGAGGAACGCCGCAGCGAGGAAAAACGGCGCGCCCGGCAAGTGCACCGGCGCGTCCGCGCCGATGAAGTAACCGAAGCTGCCGGCGAACATCGCCGGCCCGACGATGCCCGCCACCGACACCAGGCTGGTGAGCGCCCCCTGGATGCGGCCCTGCTCGGCGGTGCCGACCTGCAGCGTGACCAGCGCCTGCGCCGCCGGTCCGGCGAACGCCAGCAGAATGCCGAACGGCACCCCGGCCAGGAGGATCCATCCAGCGTCGGCAAACCCGATGATGACGAAGCCGAGCACGCCGAAGCCCATGCCGAGCAACAGGGCGCGGCGCTCGCCGAAGCGCTTCACGCCCGGCCCGATCAACAGCGCATTGACCAGCACGCTGAGCACGCCCACCGCGCCGAGCACCCAGCCCACGGCGTCTTCCTTCCAGTGATACCGGTAGTCGGCGAACAGCACGAACACGCTGGGATAGACGTACTGAGCCAGGTTCACGAGGAAGATCACCGCCGCCAGTCCGAACACCTGCGGATAGCGCTTGAGCAGCACCAGCGTCCCAACCGGATTGGCATGCGACCAGTCGAACTTGCGGGCACGCCGCTCGGGCGGCAGCGATTCGGGCAACACGAACCATCCGTAGCAGAAGCTGAGCAGCGTCAAGCCGGCCGCGAACCAGAACGGCAGGCGCGGATCGATGTGGCTCAGTTGCCCGCCGAGCACCGGCCCGAACACCAGGCCCATGCCGAACGCGGCCCCCACGATGCCGTAGCTGCGGGCGCGCTCCTCCGGCAGCGTCACATCGGCGATGTAGGCATTGGCGATGGTGAAGCTGGCCGAGAACACGCCGGAGACCACCCGGCCGACGAACAGCCACGGCAGGCTGTCGGCCAGGGCCATGAACACGAAATCCACGCCGAGGCCGAAGCACGACAGCAGGATCACCGGCCGCCGCCCGAAGCGGTCGGACAGCGCGCCCTGGATCGGCGAGCTCACGAACTGGATCGCCGCGAACGCGGTGCCGAACACAGCGATCCAGTACGCCGCCGTTACCGTGCTGCCGCCGGCCAGCCGCTCCACCAGGTGCGGCAGGCCGGGCAGGATCAGGCCGAACGCCATGAAGTCGATCAGCACCGTGACGAAGATGAAGGCGAGCGCGGCGCGGCGTACGCGCGGCGCTGGAAGGGTGGCGGTCAATCGCTGCGGCCCAGGTATTTGCCCATCCGCGGATGCACCTCGCCGAGGCCCCCGAGCCGCCCGAACAGGCCATCGAAGCAGCCGAGCATCAGCGCGATGGTCTTCTTGAAGCGGTCGCGCTCGAACATCAGCATCGGCAGGATCTGCTTGAGCGTGTAAACGTTGATGAACAGGATCGCGGGAAAGGCGCGCACATGCGCCCGCGAGAGATCGATGGCATTGCGCGCGATGTAGTAGCGCCGCGCGGCCGGGTAGTTGATGAAGTGGATCTTCCAGCCGAACAGCGACCGGGCACGGATGTCGCCAATCTGGTGCCGCAGCACGACGTGCGGATTCAGGTAGAGCGGCACGCCGCGACCCAGGGCACGCATGCAGTAGTCGGTGTCCACGTGGTCGATCACATAGCGCTCGTCGAACCGGCCGATCCGGGCCCAGGCGCCGCGCGAAATCAGGGAGCCC
This region of Variovorax sp. RKNM96 genomic DNA includes:
- a CDS encoding TCR/Tet family MFS transporter, with protein sequence MTATLPAPRVRRAALAFIFVTVLIDFMAFGLILPGLPHLVERLAGGSTVTAAYWIAVFGTAFAAIQFVSSPIQGALSDRFGRRPVILLSCFGLGVDFVFMALADSLPWLFVGRVVSGVFSASFTIANAYIADVTLPEERARSYGIVGAAFGMGLVFGPVLGGQLSHIDPRLPFWFAAGLTLLSFCYGWFVLPESLPPERRARKFDWSHANPVGTLVLLKRYPQVFGLAAVIFLVNLAQYVYPSVFVLFADYRYHWKEDAVGWVLGAVGVLSVLVNALLIGPGVKRFGERRALLLGMGFGVLGFVIIGFADAGWILLAGVPFGILLAFAGPAAQALVTLQVGTAEQGRIQGALTSLVSVAGIVGPAMFAGSFGYFIGADAPVHLPGAPFFLAAAFLCIGTLIAWRYAQPKPATAAVPEPT
- the xdhB gene encoding xanthine dehydrogenase molybdopterin binding subunit, with protein sequence MNKPIDARLLQPAEAFADYLKNTAARIDPAAEAVAHDLGARVGISRPHESAHLHVAGEATYIDDIPELTGTLHCALGLSPAANGRVTALSLDAIRAMPGVVTVLTADDIPGTNDCGSIIHDDPILLPVNDGGEIRYLGQPVFAVIAETREAARRAAAKAKDALTIEAQPPVITPQDAHARGQYVVPPMHIVRSGGSANEGDEAAVRAAIAKAPHRHKSTLDVGGQEQFYLEGQISYAIPKEGGALHIHCSTQHPSEMQHLVAHALHLQSNEVHVECRRMGGGFGGKESQSALFACVAAIAARQLQRPVKLRLDRDDDFMVTGRRHCFWYEYEVGFDDEGRILGAEITMVSRAGHSADLSGPVMTRALCHFDNAYWLPNVAMHGFSGKTNTQSNTAFRGFGGPQGAIAIENIMDSVARELKRDPLDVRRVNFYGKAENNVTPYRQTVTDNIVHELVAELEASSDYRARREEIAAFNRKSTVLKRGLALAPLKFGISFNVKHFNQAGALVHVYTDGSILVNHGGTEMGQGLNTKVAQVVAHELGVSFERVRVTATDTTKVANTSATAASTGADLNGKAAQDAARQIRERLAESAAERHGGKASDVRFANDKVEVNGRSLAFSTVVGEAYLDRKQLWSDGFYATPGLSWDKDKMQGRPFFYYAYGAAVSEVVVDTLTGEWKLLRADILHDAGKSLNPAVDIGQVEGAFIQGMGWLTTEELVWHPASGKLTTHAPSTYKIPTANDCPPVFNVRLFEGQNFEDSIHRSKAVGEPPLLLPFSVFFAIRDAVSAAGGHRADPPLKAPATSESILRAITAVQAVESASAE
- the xdhA gene encoding xanthine dehydrogenase small subunit, which gives rise to MSTEPNNIQPVRFFHRGKIVDVSGVHPTRSVLDWLREDAHCTGTKEGCNEGDCGACTVVIGELATDANAPGTVGGLQLQTVNACIQFLPTLHGKALFTVEDLKAQCATPPSQDKKHPVHTLHPVQQAMVDCHGSQCGFCTPGFVMSLWSTYEHHQAGGTQPTRQQLADDLSGNLCRCTGYRPILDAGQRMFDLPGVRLDTRPVVAALTALQSDGQDLNYAAPLGARMDHFHAPRTIAQLAALREQKPRAQLLAGSTDVGLWVNKQFRDLGDIIYVGDVAEMKTIETRADELYIGAGASLESAFEALVQRVPSLEEVWLRFASPPIRHAGTMGGNVANGSPIGDSPPVLMSLDAEIELRRGDVVRRMPLPDFYIDYMKNQLQPGEFVQGLAIPLAAMRRQVRAYKISKRFDCDISALCAGFAIELEEGSDIVKAVRLAFGGMAATVKRAANAEAALVGKPWTQSSVATARLALAQDFKPLSDMRASADYRLQVAQNLIQRLWLETRVEDALSLEETSVWSVMPHASATVAKARAEGV